Proteins encoded by one window of Antechinus flavipes isolate AdamAnt ecotype Samford, QLD, Australia chromosome 4, AdamAnt_v2, whole genome shotgun sequence:
- the ATP1A1 gene encoding sodium/potassium-transporting ATPase subunit alpha-1, whose translation MGKGVGRDKYEPAAVSEHGDKKKAKKEKDMDELKKEVSMEDHKLSLDELHRKYGTDLSRGLTSARAAEILARDGPNALTPPPTTPEWVKFCRQLFGGFSMLLWIGAVLCFLAYGIQAATEDEPQNDNLYLGVVLSAVVIITGCFSYYQEAKSSKIMESFKNMVPQQALVIRNGEKMSINAEEVVVGDLVEVKGGDRIPADLRIISANGCKVDNSSLTGESEPQTRSPDFTNENPLETRNIAFFSTNCVEGTARGIVVYTGDRTVMGRIATLASGLEGGQTPIAAEIEHFIHLITGVAVFLGVTFFILSLILEYTWLEAVIFLIGIIVANVPEGLLATVTVCLTLTAKRMARKNCLVKNLEAVETLGSTSTICSDKTGTLTQNRMTVAHMWFDNQIHEADTTENQSGVSFDKTSATWLALSRIAGLCNRAVFQANQENLPILKRAVAGDASESALLKCIELCCGSVKEMRDRYAKIVEIPFNSTNKYQLSIHKNPNTSEPRHLLVMKGAPERILDRCSSILIHGKEQQLDEELKDAFQNAYLELGGLGERVLGFCHLLLPDEQFPEGFQFDTDEVNFPVDNLCFVGLISMIDPPRAAVPDAVGKCRSAGIKVIMVTGDHPITAKAIAKGVGIISEGNETVEDIAARLNIPVSQVNARDAKACVVHGSDLKDMTSEQLDDILKHHTEIVFARTSPQQKLIIVEGCQRQGAIVAVTGDGVNDSPALKKADIGVAMGISGSDVSKQAADMILLDDNFASIVTGVEEGRLIFDNLKKSIAYTLTSNIPEITPFLIFIIANIPLPLGTVTILCIDLGTDMVPAISLAYEQAESDIMKRQPRNPKTDKLVNERLISMAYGQIGMIQALGGFFTYFVILAENGFLPSGLLGIRVQWDDRWVNDVEDSYGQQWTYEQRKIVEFTCHTAFFVSIVVVQWADLIICKTRRNSVFQQGMKNKILIFGLFEETALAAFLSYCPGMGVALRMYPLKPTWWFCAFPYSLLIFVYDEVRKLIIRRSPGGWVEKETYY comes from the exons GTTGGACGTGATAAATATGAGCCCGCCGCGGTGTCGGAGCATGGAGATAAAAAAAAGGCCAAGAAGGAGAAGGACATGGATGAACTTAAGAAAGAAGTATCAATG gaagacCATAAACTTAGCCTTGATGAGCTTCACCGGAAATATGGAACAGACTTGAGCCGG GGTCTGACAAGCGCTCGTGCTGCAGAGATTCTGGCCCGAGATGGCCCAAATGCCCTCACGCCACCTCCCACCACTCCCGAATGGGTCAAATTTTGTCGGCAGCTCTTTGGGGGCTTCTCCATGTTGCTGTGGATCGGAGCCGTTCTTTGCTTCTTGGCCTATGGCATCCAAGCTGCCACTGAAGACGAGCCTCAGAACGATAAT ctctatcTTGGTGTGGTACTGTCCGCTGTAGTTATCATCACTGGCTGCTTCTCCTACTACCAAGAAGCAAAGAGTTCAAAGATCATGGAGTCCTTCAAAAACATGGTGCCTCAG CAAGCCCTTGTGATTCGAAATGGTGAAAAAATGAGCATAAATGCTGAAGAGGTTGTAGTTGGGGATCTAGTAGAAGTGAAAGGAGGTGACCGAATCCCAGCAGATCTGCGAATCATTTCTGCAAATGGATGTAAA GTAGACAATTCTTCACTCACTGGTGAATCTGAACCGCAAACCAGGTCTCCTGATTTCACTAATGAAAACCCACTGGAAACAAGAAACATTGCTTTTTTCTCTACCAACTGTGTGGAAG GCACTGCCCGAGGCATCGTTGTATACACTGGGGATCGCACTGTAATGGGAAGAATTGCTACACTTGCATCTGGGCTAGAAGGTGGCCAAACTCCCATTGCAGCAGAAATTGAGCATTTCATCCACCTTATCACCGGTGTGGCCGTGTTCCTGGGAGTTACCTTCTTTATCCTGTCTCTGATTCTTGAATACACTTGGTTGGAAGCAGTCATTTTCCTGATTGGTATCATTGTTGCCAATGTGCCAGAGGGCTTGCTTGCCACTGTCACG GTATGTCTGACTCTGACTGCCAAGAGAATGGCACGAAAGAACTGCCTGGTAAAGAACTTGGAAGCTGTGGAAACACTGGGTTCCACATCTACCATCTGCTCTGATAAAACTGGAACCCTGACTCAGAATCGGATGACTGTAGCTCACATGTGGTTTGACAATCAAATCCACGAAGCTGATACTACAGAAAACCAGAGTG GTGTCTCTTTTGATAAGACTTCAGCTACTTGGCTTGCTTTGTCCAGAATTGCAGGACTGTGTAACCGTGCTGTGTTTCAGGCTAATCAGGAAAACCTACCTATTCTGAAG CGGGCAGTTGCTGGAGATGCTTCTGAATCGGCCCTCTTGAAATGCATTGAATTATGCTGTGGTTCTGTCAAGGAAATGAGAGATAGATATGCCAAAATTGTAGAGATCCCATTCAACTCTACCAACAAGTACCAG CTCTCCATCCACAAGAATCCAAACACCTCTGAACCTCGACATCTCTTAGTGATGAAGGGCGCTCCTGAGAGAATCCTGGACCGATGCAGCTCCATTTTGATCCATGGAAAAGAACAGCAGCTGGATGAGGAATTGAAAGATGCCTTTCAGAATGCCTACCTAGAGTTGGGAGGCCTTGGAGAAAGAGTGCTAG GCTTTTGTCATCTCCTCCTCCCTGATGAACAGTTCCCTGAAGGGTTCCAGTTTGATACGGATGAAGTGAACTTCCCTGTGGATAACCTCTGCTTTGTTGGGCTCATCTCCATGATTGATCCTCCCCGGGCTGCTGTCCCTGATGCTGTGGGCAAGTGCAGAAGTGCTGGCATTAAG GTAATCATGGTCACTGGGGACCATCCAATCACAGCTAAAGCTATTGCAAAAGGTGTGGGTATCATCTCAGAAGGCAATGAGACCGTGGAAGACATTGCAGCTCGTCTCAACATTCCTGTGAGCCAAGTGAATGCCAG AGACGCCAAAGCCTGTGTGGTACATGGCAGTGATCTGAAGGACATGACTTCTGAGCAGCTGGATGACATCCTGAAGCACCACACGGAGATTGTCTTTGCCAGAACGTCTCCTCAGCAGAAGCTCATTATTGTGGAAGGTTGCCAGAGACAG GGTGCTATCGTAGCTGTAACTGGGGATGGTGTGAACGATTCTCCTGCCCTTAAGAAAGCAGACATTGGCGTCGCTATGGGTATTTCTGGCTCTGATGTGTCCAAGCAGGCTGCTGACATGATCCTCCTAGATGATAACTTTGCTTCTATTGTCACTGGAGTCGAAGAAG GTCGTCTAATCTTTGATAACCTGAAAAAATCCATTGCATACACTCTGACCAGTAACATTCCAGAAATCACCCCCTTCCTCATCTTCATCATTGCAAATATCCCTCTGCCTTTGGGCACTGTCACCATTCTCTGCATCGACTTGGGCACTGACATG GTGCCGGCTATTTCCCTGGCATACGAGCAAGCTGAGAGTGACATCATGAAGAGACAACCCAGAAATCCCAAAACAGACAAACTGGTGAATGAGCGGCTGATTAGCATGGCCTATGGACAAATTG gTATGATCCAAGCTCTTGGAGGCTTCTTCACATATTTTGTGATTCTGGCCGAGAATGGCTTCTTACCCTCAGGCCTGTTAGGTATCCGAGTGCAATGGGATGACCGATGGGTGAATGATGTTGAAGACAGCTATGGTCAGCAGTGG ACCTATGAACAGAGGAAAATAGTGGAGTTCACTTGCCATACAGCCTTCTTTGTCAGTATTGTGGTAGTGCAGTGGGCCGATTTGATCATTTGTAAAACCAGAAGGAATTCAGTCTTCCAGCAGGGAATGAA gAACAAGATCTTAATATTTGGCCTCTTTGAAGAAACTGCCCTTGCTGCCTTCCTTTCATACTGTCCTGGAATGGGAGTTGCCCTAAGGATGTATCCCCTCAA ACCAACGTGGTGGTTCTGTGCCTTCCCTTACTCTCTCCTTATCTTCGTATATGACGAAGTCAGAAAGCTCATCATCAGAAGGAGCCCTGGTG GCTGGGTGGAGAAAGAAACCTACTACTAG